From a region of the Desulfomicrobium escambiense DSM 10707 genome:
- a CDS encoding amylosucrase — MYEQASHALLNEILAKLNPEIGKYRLRRFYTRLGANFYAIYSLFKLLYGERPDFKSQMVRLVETLALRYIERGPVLRRSDIAREVNYNWFLNQKWVAMTLYCDRFADDLKGLKDRLSYMQELGVNMVHVMPILDCPTGNNDGGYAVRDFRKIDERYGTMNDLTELSGAMRSREMLLVLDVVVNHTSDEHEWAARARAGEKTYQEYYYAFDDRATPDAYEESMPEIFPATSPGNFTWDEAMGKWVMTVFNSYQWDLNYRNPAVLIEMIDIILFWANKGADILRLDAVAFLWKKIGSTCQNEREAHLILRLMKDCCQVTAPGVLFIAEAIVAPSEIAKYFGEHAIYSKECEIAYNATLMALLWDAVATKNAKLLVQGVGNLPQKLERATWLNYVRCHDDIGLGFDDEDVRAAGYDPALHRSFLIDYFTGDYPASPSCGMPFGTNEKTGDARIAGSLASLVGLETALKSGDEGAVDAAVKTILLLHGVILSFGGMPLLYYGDAIGTLNNMDFLENPATQHDTRWLHRSRFDWDKADKRHENGTVEQRIFSGLKHLIALRKEIPAFADFDNRQIIAVGNPNLLVYARTDPENCRSRVLVAANFNVEPQAMAVQDISVHGFFQHGAMTDLCTGETVRVQEGEIVIAPLSFFWLSD; from the coding sequence ATGTACGAACAGGCATCCCACGCACTGCTGAACGAAATTCTAGCCAAGCTCAACCCCGAGATCGGCAAATACAGGTTACGCCGCTTTTACACGCGCCTGGGGGCGAACTTTTACGCCATCTATTCGCTGTTCAAGCTCCTCTACGGTGAACGACCCGACTTCAAGAGCCAGATGGTCCGGCTGGTGGAGACCCTGGCCTTGCGCTACATCGAGCGCGGTCCGGTCCTGCGGCGCTCGGACATAGCCCGTGAGGTCAACTACAACTGGTTCCTGAACCAGAAGTGGGTGGCCATGACCCTGTACTGCGACCGCTTCGCCGACGACCTGAAGGGACTCAAGGACAGGCTGTCCTACATGCAGGAACTCGGCGTGAACATGGTTCACGTCATGCCCATCCTCGACTGTCCCACCGGGAACAACGACGGGGGCTACGCCGTGCGCGACTTCAGGAAGATCGACGAACGGTACGGCACCATGAACGACCTTACGGAGCTATCGGGGGCCATGCGCAGCAGGGAGATGCTGCTGGTTCTGGACGTGGTGGTCAACCACACCTCGGATGAGCACGAGTGGGCCGCGCGGGCCAGGGCAGGGGAGAAGACGTATCAGGAGTACTACTACGCCTTCGACGACCGCGCGACCCCCGACGCCTACGAGGAGTCCATGCCCGAAATCTTTCCGGCCACCTCACCGGGAAACTTCACCTGGGATGAGGCCATGGGCAAGTGGGTCATGACGGTCTTCAACTCCTACCAGTGGGACCTGAACTACCGCAATCCGGCCGTGCTCATCGAAATGATCGACATCATCCTCTTCTGGGCCAACAAGGGGGCCGACATCCTGCGCCTCGACGCAGTGGCCTTTCTTTGGAAGAAGATCGGCAGCACCTGCCAGAACGAGCGCGAGGCGCACCTCATCCTGCGCCTGATGAAGGACTGCTGCCAGGTTACGGCTCCGGGCGTGCTGTTCATCGCCGAGGCCATCGTCGCCCCGAGCGAGATAGCCAAGTACTTCGGTGAGCATGCCATCTACTCCAAGGAGTGCGAGATCGCCTACAACGCCACCCTCATGGCTTTGCTGTGGGACGCCGTGGCCACCAAGAACGCGAAACTCCTGGTCCAGGGCGTCGGCAACCTGCCGCAGAAGCTGGAGCGGGCCACATGGCTCAACTACGTGCGCTGCCACGACGACATCGGCCTGGGCTTCGACGACGAGGACGTGCGCGCGGCCGGTTACGATCCCGCCCTGCATCGCTCCTTCCTCATCGACTACTTCACCGGGGACTACCCGGCCTCGCCGTCCTGCGGCATGCCCTTCGGCACCAACGAAAAGACCGGCGACGCGCGCATCGCCGGTTCCCTGGCCTCCCTCGTGGGCCTCGAAACGGCCTTGAAAAGCGGGGACGAAGGGGCCGTGGATGCGGCCGTGAAGACGATTCTCCTCCTGCACGGCGTCATCCTGTCCTTCGGAGGGATGCCGCTGCTGTACTACGGCGACGCCATCGGCACCCTGAACAACATGGATTTCCTGGAAAACCCCGCCACCCAGCACGACACGCGCTGGCTGCACCGCTCGCGCTTCGACTGGGACAAGGCGGACAAGCGCCACGAGAACGGCACGGTGGAGCAGCGCATCTTCTCTGGCCTCAAGCACCTCATCGCCCTGCGCAAGGAAATCCCGGCCTTCGCGGACTTCGACAACCGCCAGATCATCGCCGTGGGCAACCCGAACCTGCTGGTCTACGCGCGCACGGACCCCGAAAACTGCAGGTCCCGGGTGCTGGTGGCCGCCAACTTCAACGTCGAGCCCCAGGCCATGGCGGTCCAGGACATCTCCGTGCACGGATTCTTCCAGCACGGCGCCATGACGGATCTCTGCACAGGAGAAACGGTACGCGTGCAGGAAGGAGAGATCGTCATCGCTCCCCTGTCCTTCTTCTGGCTTTCCGATTGA
- a CDS encoding HAD-IIB family hydrolase, which produces MTRRLLCTDLDRTLIPNGPQPLSPEAPDLFAALAARPDVRLAYVTGRHRELVESAILEFGLPSPDFAVADVGSTIYLTGTDPWTPWAEWSEHLAPDWAGLASMDLHDLLSDLGGLQLQEHEKQGRHKLSYYVSLEADHRTLMDEARLRLRRAHLRARLVWSVDTLAGAGLLDVLPARAGKLPAIRFLMDREGFGPRDTLFAGDSGNDLDVLASDIPAVLVANADGDIKTLLAREKGAALHVAGGYLGMNGNYAAGILEGAAHFWPEIDAWLREIIRNKEN; this is translated from the coding sequence GTGACGCGCCGCCTGCTCTGCACCGACCTCGACAGGACGCTCATCCCCAACGGGCCGCAGCCCCTGTCGCCCGAGGCCCCGGACCTCTTCGCCGCCCTGGCGGCCCGCCCGGACGTCCGTCTGGCCTATGTCACGGGCCGCCACCGCGAACTCGTCGAGAGCGCCATCCTCGAATTCGGGCTGCCCAGTCCGGACTTCGCCGTGGCCGACGTGGGCTCGACCATCTATCTCACCGGCACGGACCCGTGGACTCCCTGGGCCGAGTGGAGCGAGCACCTCGCCCCGGACTGGGCGGGCCTCGCCTCGATGGACCTTCACGACCTGCTCTCGGACCTGGGCGGCCTGCAGCTGCAGGAACACGAGAAGCAGGGCCGGCACAAGCTGAGCTATTACGTGTCCCTGGAGGCCGACCACAGGACGCTCATGGACGAGGCGAGGCTTCGGCTGCGCCGGGCGCATCTTAGGGCCAGGCTGGTCTGGAGCGTGGACACCCTGGCCGGGGCGGGGCTTCTGGACGTGCTTCCGGCCCGGGCCGGGAAGCTGCCCGCCATCCGCTTTCTCATGGACCGGGAGGGCTTCGGGCCCCGCGACACCCTGTTCGCCGGCGACAGCGGCAACGACCTCGACGTGCTGGCCAGCGACATCCCGGCGGTGCTGGTGGCCAACGCGGACGGGGACATCAAGACGCTGCTGGCGCGGGAGAAGGGGGCCGCCCTGCACGTCGCCGGGGGCTACCTGGGCATGAACGGCAACTACGCCGCGGGCATTCTGGAGGGCGCCGCGCATTTCTGGCCCGAGATCGACGCGTGGCTGCGCGAAATCATACGCAACAAGGAGAACTGA
- a CDS encoding HAD family hydrolase, protein MSARRRMTQAPLFIVLLSVHGLVRGRDPELGRDADTGGQVKYVVELARALGESREVERAVLLTRRVVDPAVSPDYAVVEEPLTEKATIVRIECGEEGYIRKELLWDHLDSFSDNVVTFLRSQDRMPDVIHSHYADAGYVGARLANQLGIPLVHTGHSLGRSKRLRLLASGATRLQLEGTYNISRRIEAEETTLSVAERVITSTRQEVEEQYGLYDFYQPERMRVVPPGTDMSRFYPSRENEWGTDIGRELRRFLKRSSKPMILALSRPDPKKNIVTLIDAFGESPRLREAANLVVVAGNRDDIQDMDEGAREVLTDILLAVDRHDLYGSVAYPRHHRPDDVAVLYRLAAATRGVFVNPALTEPFGLTLLEAAACGLPLVATEDGGPRDIIGNCGNGYLVDPLDKEAMAETMLRVITDRASWRRFAANGIAGVSRHYSWKAHVDKYLDVIRPLVDKTEPLPRACPLILQGLTRRQALFVELDLSLLGDEASLRRLLETVHRLRKSVIFGITTGRRLDDALATLRRHRMPQPDILISGQGTEIHYAPNLTEDSTWQRHINHLWTPRLVRAALRDVPGLTRQPKQHQSDFKISYYIDTNIVGEQEIRQTLQRADQAVNVFVSFEQYLDVLPVRASKGLALRWCAEHLDFPLENTMVAGVTGADADMLRGNTLGTVVDSRHIMELSGLASVDNIYFAKASHAEGVLEAMEYYGFGAGEKRE, encoded by the coding sequence ATGAGCGCCCGCAGGCGCATGACGCAGGCGCCCCTGTTCATCGTGCTGCTGAGCGTGCACGGCCTGGTCCGTGGGCGTGACCCCGAACTGGGCCGCGATGCGGACACGGGGGGGCAGGTCAAGTACGTAGTGGAACTGGCCCGGGCTCTGGGCGAGAGCCGGGAGGTCGAAAGGGCGGTGCTGCTGACCCGGCGCGTCGTGGACCCGGCGGTCAGCCCGGATTACGCCGTCGTGGAAGAGCCCCTGACCGAAAAGGCGACCATCGTGCGCATCGAGTGCGGCGAGGAAGGGTACATCCGCAAGGAGCTCCTCTGGGACCACCTCGACAGCTTCTCCGACAACGTCGTGACCTTCCTGCGCAGTCAGGACCGCATGCCCGACGTCATCCACAGCCACTATGCCGACGCCGGGTACGTCGGCGCACGGCTGGCCAACCAGCTCGGCATCCCGCTGGTGCACACCGGCCACTCGCTGGGCCGCAGCAAGCGGCTGCGGCTGCTGGCAAGCGGCGCCACTCGCCTCCAGCTCGAAGGCACGTACAACATTTCGCGCCGCATTGAGGCCGAGGAGACGACCCTGAGCGTGGCCGAGCGCGTCATCACCAGCACCCGGCAGGAAGTCGAGGAACAGTACGGCCTCTATGACTTCTACCAGCCCGAGCGCATGCGCGTCGTCCCGCCCGGGACGGACATGTCGCGCTTTTACCCGTCGCGGGAAAACGAGTGGGGCACGGACATCGGGCGGGAACTCAGGCGGTTCCTGAAGCGCAGCTCCAAGCCCATGATCCTGGCCCTGTCACGGCCGGACCCGAAGAAGAACATCGTCACCCTCATCGACGCCTTCGGCGAATCGCCGCGGCTGCGCGAGGCCGCCAATCTGGTCGTCGTGGCCGGCAACCGCGACGACATCCAGGACATGGACGAAGGGGCCAGGGAGGTGCTGACGGACATCCTGTTGGCCGTGGACCGCCACGATCTGTACGGCAGCGTCGCCTATCCCAGGCATCACCGGCCCGACGACGTGGCCGTTCTTTACCGTCTGGCCGCCGCGACGCGCGGCGTCTTCGTCAACCCCGCCCTGACGGAGCCCTTCGGCCTGACCCTGCTCGAAGCCGCGGCCTGCGGCCTGCCGCTGGTGGCCACCGAGGACGGCGGACCGCGGGACATCATCGGCAACTGCGGCAACGGGTATCTCGTCGATCCTCTGGACAAGGAGGCCATGGCCGAAACCATGCTCCGCGTCATCACGGACAGGGCGTCCTGGAGGCGTTTCGCCGCGAACGGCATCGCGGGAGTGAGCCGGCATTACTCCTGGAAGGCCCACGTGGACAAATACCTCGACGTGATCCGGCCGCTGGTGGACAAGACGGAACCCCTGCCCCGGGCGTGCCCACTCATCCTGCAGGGGCTGACGCGTCGGCAGGCCCTGTTCGTGGAGCTGGACCTGAGCCTGCTGGGCGACGAGGCGTCCCTGCGGCGGCTGCTGGAAACCGTTCACCGCCTGCGCAAGTCCGTCATTTTCGGCATCACCACGGGCCGCCGCCTGGACGACGCCCTGGCCACCCTGCGCAGGCACCGCATGCCCCAGCCCGACATCCTCATCTCCGGCCAGGGCACCGAGATCCACTACGCCCCAAACCTGACCGAGGACTCCACCTGGCAGCGCCACATCAACCACCTCTGGACGCCGAGGCTGGTGCGCGCCGCCCTGCGCGACGTGCCGGGCCTGACCCGCCAGCCCAAGCAGCACCAGAGCGACTTCAAGATCAGCTACTACATCGACACCAACATCGTCGGCGAGCAGGAGATAAGACAGACCCTGCAGCGCGCCGATCAGGCCGTGAACGTCTTCGTCTCCTTCGAGCAGTACCTCGACGTGCTGCCCGTGCGCGCCTCCAAGGGGCTCGCCCTGCGCTGGTGCGCCGAGCATCTGGACTTCCCCCTCGAAAACACCATGGTCGCCGGGGTCACGGGCGCCGACGCCGACATGCTGCGCGGCAACACCCTGGGCACCGTTGTGGACAGCCGGCACATCATGGAACTTTCCGGCCTGGCCAGCGTCGACAACATCTATTTCGCCAAGGCCTCCCACGCCGAAGGGGTCCTCGAGGCCATGGAGTACTACGGCTTTGGAGCCGGGGAGAAGCGGGAGTGA
- a CDS encoding PfkB family carbohydrate kinase encodes MTTRQIPRRNAEETDSAAPKRRTVVLFGEILADVFPDRSVLGGAPFNVARHLAAFGLDTLLVSRVGDDDLGREILAAMASAGMDARAVQIDGDRPTGRVQVRMETGGHRFEIPPAQAFDFIDPEAARSAAAASEPSMVYFGTLSQRGGVSRSALEAVLAAAPAPRFVDLNLRTPWYTEDTIRFSLSQADIIKINAEELMTLGRLLGLDGEDQEDRVRALMRDFGIGRAIVTCAEEGAWQVVDGGEWTATPLAFEQPDVVDAVGAGDGFAAVCILGAVSGWPLPETLNRADAFARAICGLRGAVPDSAEFYRPFFREWSP; translated from the coding sequence ATGACCACACGACAGATTCCCCGGCGCAATGCCGAAGAGACGGACTCCGCCGCACCCAAAAGGCGAACCGTCGTCCTGTTCGGAGAGATCCTGGCCGACGTGTTTCCCGACCGCAGCGTCCTCGGCGGCGCGCCCTTCAACGTCGCGCGGCATCTGGCCGCTTTCGGGTTGGACACGCTGCTCGTCTCCCGCGTTGGCGACGACGACTTGGGCCGGGAAATCCTCGCGGCCATGGCCTCGGCAGGCATGGATGCCCGGGCGGTGCAGATCGACGGCGACCGCCCCACGGGGCGGGTGCAGGTGCGCATGGAGACGGGGGGGCACCGTTTCGAAATCCCGCCCGCACAGGCGTTCGACTTCATCGATCCCGAAGCGGCTCGCTCGGCTGCGGCCGCCAGCGAGCCGTCCATGGTCTACTTCGGCACCCTCAGCCAGCGCGGGGGCGTTTCGCGTAGCGCCCTGGAAGCCGTCCTCGCGGCGGCCCCCGCACCCCGGTTCGTTGACCTTAACCTGCGCACCCCCTGGTACACGGAAGACACGATCCGCTTTTCGCTGTCGCAGGCCGACATCATCAAGATCAACGCCGAGGAGCTCATGACCCTCGGACGCCTGCTCGGGCTGGACGGGGAGGACCAGGAAGACCGCGTACGCGCGCTGATGCGCGACTTCGGTATCGGCCGCGCCATCGTGACCTGCGCCGAGGAGGGCGCCTGGCAGGTTGTGGATGGAGGGGAGTGGACCGCGACGCCCCTGGCCTTCGAGCAGCCGGACGTGGTCGACGCCGTGGGCGCCGGGGACGGGTTCGCTGCCGTGTGCATCCTCGGCGCCGTGTCCGGCTGGCCCCTGCCGGAAACCCTGAACCGGGCCGACGCCTTCGCCAGGGCCATCTGCGGCCTTCGCGGCGCCGTGCCGGACAGCGCAGAGTTTTACCGGCCCTTTTTCCGGGAGTGGAGCCCATGA
- a CDS encoding 4Fe-4S binding protein: MNMNSAELVYFSPTGTTKTIVAGIAEGLGARPSFHDMTAQSGLREGHSAGEIVVIGVPVHAGRVPELAAARLRAEVRGEGRPAVLAVVYGNRAFEDALLELRDLALELGFVPVAGAAFIGEHSFSTPQWPVAQGRPDAADLYKARAFGRSVRELLDGVPKPADLRPLEVPGNFPYRQGVQPSPICPETDAQSCILCGECARTCPSGAIALAEDSVLTEASLCLRCCACTRACPTGARVMRHEKILEFGRMLSTQYAQRREPEFFLDNEDGAPRSA; encoded by the coding sequence ATGAATATGAACTCCGCTGAACTCGTGTATTTTTCTCCGACGGGCACGACGAAAACCATTGTCGCGGGCATCGCGGAGGGTCTTGGCGCGCGGCCTTCGTTCCACGACATGACCGCCCAAAGCGGGTTAAGGGAAGGCCACTCCGCCGGTGAAATCGTCGTCATCGGCGTTCCCGTGCACGCCGGGCGCGTGCCGGAGCTGGCTGCGGCCCGTCTGCGCGCAGAGGTGCGCGGCGAGGGGCGGCCGGCGGTTCTGGCTGTGGTCTACGGCAATCGGGCCTTCGAGGACGCCCTGCTCGAACTGCGCGACCTGGCCCTGGAACTGGGCTTCGTCCCTGTAGCCGGCGCGGCCTTCATCGGCGAGCATTCCTTCTCCACGCCGCAGTGGCCCGTGGCCCAGGGCCGACCCGACGCCGCGGACCTGTACAAGGCCCGTGCCTTCGGCCGCTCCGTGCGCGAGCTGTTGGACGGGGTGCCGAAGCCGGCCGACCTGCGGCCCCTGGAGGTGCCCGGCAACTTCCCCTACCGCCAGGGCGTGCAGCCTTCGCCCATCTGCCCCGAAACCGACGCGCAATCGTGCATTCTGTGCGGCGAGTGCGCCCGCACCTGCCCTTCCGGGGCCATCGCCCTGGCTGAAGACAGCGTGCTGACGGAGGCCTCCCTGTGTCTGCGCTGCTGCGCCTGCACCCGCGCCTGCCCCACCGGGGCCCGGGTCATGCGCCACGAAAAAATCCTTGAATTCGGCCGGATGCTGTCGACGCAGTACGCGCAACGCAGGGAGCCGGAGTTTTTTCTGGACAATGAGGACGGTGCCCCCCGGTCCGCATAG
- a CDS encoding phosphate ABC transporter substrate-binding protein — protein sequence MKRSMHFAVLAALFLFTCTAARADMLQQFAGQKGKIDIAGGTAHIPVMNEAAKRIMTVNPDIRITVEGGGTGVGVQKAGEGLVDIGNTGRALSAEEVAKYGLVSFPFAVDGVTVVLNPANAVKELTAAQVQDIFAGKITNWKDVGGADAAITLYTRDEASGTREVFWEKLLKKGAVADKANVVASNGAMKVAVSQDASGIGYMSIGFVDATVKAPLLDGVEPSQANATSGAYKVARKLFMNTKGAPQGLTKLFIDYVTGPECTDIISKAGYIPLK from the coding sequence ATGAAACGTTCCATGCATTTTGCGGTCCTGGCGGCCCTCTTTCTCTTCACGTGCACGGCGGCGCGGGCCGACATGCTCCAGCAGTTCGCGGGCCAGAAGGGCAAGATCGACATCGCCGGCGGCACGGCGCACATCCCGGTCATGAACGAGGCGGCCAAGCGGATCATGACCGTCAACCCGGACATCCGCATCACCGTCGAGGGCGGCGGGACCGGAGTGGGCGTGCAGAAGGCGGGAGAGGGCCTGGTGGACATCGGCAACACCGGCCGCGCCCTGTCCGCGGAAGAGGTCGCCAAGTACGGCCTGGTCTCCTTCCCCTTCGCCGTGGACGGCGTGACCGTCGTCCTGAATCCGGCCAACGCCGTGAAGGAGCTGACCGCCGCGCAGGTTCAGGACATCTTTGCCGGCAAGATCACCAACTGGAAGGACGTAGGCGGGGCCGACGCGGCCATCACCCTCTACACCCGCGACGAGGCCAGCGGCACGCGCGAAGTGTTCTGGGAGAAGCTGCTGAAGAAGGGCGCCGTGGCCGACAAGGCCAACGTGGTCGCCTCCAACGGGGCCATGAAGGTCGCCGTCTCCCAGGACGCATCCGGCATCGGGTACATGAGCATCGGGTTCGTGGACGCCACGGTCAAGGCGCCCCTGCTCGACGGCGTGGAGCCCTCCCAGGCCAACGCCACCTCCGGCGCCTACAAGGTCGCCCGCAAGCTGTTCATGAACACCAAGGGCGCCCCCCAGGGCCTGACCAAGCTCTTCATCGACTACGTGACCGGTCCGGAGTGCACGGACATCATCTCCAAGGCCGGGTACATCCCGCTCAAGTAG
- a CDS encoding ABC transporter permease subunit: MRQTHTCRQNSTRFCRQLFYDRAARALSCGAGFVSLATLAAIFAFLALLSLPLFTQGQWDSVLQTVWRPFEGRYGIGPMVAGSLILSCSAFALAYPLGVGVCLFVLGTKGGLLRRATMGVVTFMTAIPTVVYGFVSVFLLVPLLGRAFGGRGPSLLAAVLTLALLVLPTIVLFLHGSMRETEERTRLTSAALGFTPMQALLLVVLPGSAAGLRTAAVMGWCRALSDTLIPLMLAGNAPQFPESLFDSVRTLTAHIALVVAMDNSSPAFHSLFACGLTLFGVSLAAQAALRPRSGTSGPMSDWTLDLLSFMAARPACRALVSVWAFLSAAAVLASVGALLVFLLSRSLPVLDLRLFFGDTPILSALLGRQPVWDGLFAACAGTLALVILASLMAIPVGIAGGVALSQYLRGPSAAALRFSANALAGVPSIVMGLFGFSLIILLRHTVAPEANTSLLLSAVCIALLVLPYTINATAQSLDTLPKELRLLGPSLGMTSWQSLRRILLPAAGRGILGGVVLSMGRAAEDTAVILLTGVVAHGGLPRGLFDKFEALPFTIYYLAAQYQSAHDLAKGFGAALTLLALTVLLFCIARALQGRMEREWKH, from the coding sequence GTGCGACAGACTCACACCTGCCGGCAAAATTCCACCCGGTTTTGCCGGCAGCTTTTTTACGACCGGGCGGCCAGGGCCCTGTCCTGCGGCGCGGGGTTCGTCTCCCTGGCGACGCTGGCCGCCATTTTCGCCTTCCTGGCGCTCTTGAGCCTGCCCCTCTTCACCCAGGGGCAATGGGACAGCGTCCTTCAGACGGTCTGGCGTCCCTTCGAGGGCCGGTACGGCATCGGGCCCATGGTCGCCGGATCCCTGATCCTGAGCTGCTCGGCCTTCGCCCTGGCCTACCCGCTGGGCGTCGGCGTCTGCCTTTTCGTTCTCGGGACCAAGGGCGGGCTCCTGCGCCGCGCGACCATGGGGGTGGTGACCTTCATGACGGCCATCCCCACCGTGGTCTACGGCTTCGTGTCCGTCTTCCTCCTCGTGCCGCTCCTGGGCAGGGCCTTCGGCGGCAGAGGCCCGTCGCTGCTGGCCGCCGTCCTGACGCTGGCCCTGCTCGTCCTGCCGACCATCGTCCTGTTCCTGCACGGGTCCATGCGCGAGACCGAGGAACGCACCCGCCTGACCAGCGCGGCCCTGGGGTTCACACCCATGCAGGCCCTGCTTCTGGTGGTCCTGCCCGGATCGGCTGCCGGGCTGCGCACGGCGGCGGTCATGGGCTGGTGCCGGGCCCTGAGCGACACCCTCATCCCCCTCATGCTGGCCGGCAACGCGCCGCAGTTTCCGGAGTCCCTGTTCGACTCCGTCCGCACCCTGACGGCGCACATCGCCCTGGTCGTGGCCATGGACAACAGTTCACCGGCCTTTCACTCCCTCTTCGCCTGCGGACTGACGCTCTTCGGCGTCAGCCTCGCCGCGCAGGCCGCGTTGCGTCCGCGGTCCGGAACGTCCGGACCCATGAGTGATTGGACCCTCGACCTGCTGTCCTTCATGGCGGCGCGCCCCGCATGCCGGGCCCTGGTCTCGGTCTGGGCCTTCCTGTCCGCCGCGGCGGTGCTGGCGTCCGTCGGCGCCCTGCTCGTCTTTCTGCTGTCGCGCAGCCTGCCCGTCCTCGACCTGCGCCTGTTTTTCGGCGACACGCCCATATTGTCTGCGCTCCTTGGGCGGCAGCCGGTCTGGGACGGGCTTTTCGCCGCCTGCGCCGGAACCCTGGCCCTCGTAATCCTGGCCTCGCTCATGGCCATCCCCGTGGGCATCGCCGGGGGCGTCGCCCTGTCCCAGTACCTGCGGGGCCCGTCGGCCGCGGCCCTGCGCTTCTCGGCCAACGCCTTGGCCGGCGTGCCGTCCATCGTCATGGGCCTTTTCGGCTTCTCGCTGATCATCCTCCTGCGGCACACCGTCGCGCCAGAGGCCAACACAAGCCTGCTGCTCTCGGCCGTGTGCATCGCCCTGCTCGTCCTGCCGTACACCATCAACGCCACGGCCCAGTCCCTGGACACCCTGCCCAAGGAGCTGCGCCTGCTGGGCCCGAGCCTGGGCATGACCTCCTGGCAGAGCCTGCGGCGCATCCTGCTGCCCGCCGCGGGCCGGGGGATTCTCGGCGGCGTGGTCCTGTCCATGGGCCGCGCGGCCGAGGATACGGCCGTCATCCTCCTGACCGGGGTCGTGGCCCACGGCGGCCTGCCGCGCGGGCTCTTCGACAAGTTCGAGGCCCTGCCCTTCACCATCTACTACCTGGCCGCCCAGTACCAGAGCGCCCACGACCTGGCCAAAGGCTTCGGCGCGGCCCTGACCCTGCTCGCCCTGACCGTCCTGCTGTTCTGCATCGCGCGGGCCCTGCAGGGCCGCATGGAGAGGGAATGGAAACACTGA
- a CDS encoding phosphate ABC transporter ATP-binding protein: METLNPHFTLRGVGVTLNGRRILEGIDLDIPKGRATFIMGRSGAGKTTLLRVLNRLNECFPGSETSGEVLLHLDCGIVRPYAGDIALPELRRLVGMVFQHPNVLPMSIAGNIAMPLTTVRGCGRGEAMEAARVALQEARLWEEVRDRLDADARTLSGGQQQRLCLARTLAMKPDVLLLDEPTSSLDFMAARGIEDLLAGLKGRYTLVVVSHGREFAARLADDIVILRDGRVHGHSGDIDADLEAGQEGLETRP; encoded by the coding sequence ATGGAAACACTGAACCCGCATTTCACCCTGCGCGGCGTGGGCGTGACCCTGAACGGCCGCCGCATCCTCGAAGGCATCGACCTCGATATCCCCAAGGGGCGCGCGACCTTCATCATGGGACGCTCCGGGGCCGGCAAGACCACCCTGCTGCGCGTGCTGAACCGCCTCAATGAATGCTTTCCCGGCAGCGAAACCTCCGGAGAGGTGCTGCTGCACCTGGATTGCGGCATCGTCCGGCCCTACGCCGGCGACATAGCCCTGCCGGAGCTGCGGCGCCTGGTCGGCATGGTCTTCCAGCACCCCAACGTCCTGCCCATGAGCATCGCGGGCAACATCGCCATGCCACTGACCACGGTCCGCGGCTGCGGCCGCGGCGAGGCCATGGAGGCGGCCCGCGTGGCCCTGCAGGAGGCGCGGCTCTGGGAGGAGGTCCGCGACAGGCTGGATGCCGACGCCCGCACCCTGTCGGGCGGCCAGCAGCAGCGCCTCTGCCTGGCCCGGACCCTGGCCATGAAACCAGATGTCCTGCTCCTGGACGAGCCCACGTCGTCCCTCGACTTCATGGCGGCCAGGGGCATCGAGGATCTGCTTGCGGGGCTGAAGGGCCGCTACACGCTGGTGGTCGTCTCCCATGGGAGGGAGTTTGCGGCGAGACTGGCGGACGACATCGTCATCCTGCGGGACGGACGGGTGCACGGGCATTCCGGGGACATCGACGCAGACCTCGAGGCTGGTCAGGAGGGACTTGAAACGCGTCCTTGA
- a CDS encoding 4Fe-4S dicluster domain-containing protein, which produces MSGKSFFVDLTKCTACRGCQVACKQWNKLPAEETRNHGSHQNPMDVSAITYKTVHMKEVADDKGFMAAWLFFPEQCRHCTEPPCKMTADAYDDKAIIQDEATGAVIFTERTKDLPDFDEIREACPYNIPRQNAETKVMTKCTMCLDRVQNGLKPACVQSCPTGTMNFGDRDEMLALAEKRLAEVQKKYPDAVLGDAESTRVIYLYQVDPKSYHPYSVADASMPGLMNRKAMFARLFGSRSRSKA; this is translated from the coding sequence ATGTCCGGAAAATCATTCTTCGTCGATCTGACCAAATGTACGGCCTGCCGCGGCTGCCAGGTGGCCTGCAAGCAGTGGAACAAGCTCCCGGCCGAGGAGACCAGAAACCACGGGTCCCATCAGAACCCCATGGACGTCTCGGCCATCACCTACAAGACCGTGCACATGAAGGAAGTGGCCGACGACAAGGGCTTCATGGCCGCCTGGCTGTTCTTCCCCGAACAGTGCCGGCACTGCACCGAACCCCCGTGCAAGATGACCGCCGACGCTTACGACGACAAGGCGATCATCCAGGACGAGGCCACGGGTGCAGTCATCTTCACGGAAAGGACCAAGGATCTCCCGGATTTCGATGAAATCCGAGAGGCCTGTCCCTACAACATTCCGCGTCAGAACGCGGAAACAAAGGTCATGACCAAGTGCACCATGTGCCTTGACCGCGTGCAGAACGGCCTGAAGCCAGCCTGCGTGCAGTCATGCCCCACCGGAACCATGAACTTCGGAGATCGGGACGAAATGCTGGCGTTGGCCGAAAAACGACTGGCCGAGGTGCAGAAGAAATACCCGGACGCGGTGTTGGGCGACGCCGAGTCCACCAGGGTCATCTATCTGTACCAGGTTGATCCCAAATCGTACCACCCGTACTCGGTGGCCGACGCGTCGATGCCCGGCCTCATGAACCGCAAGGCCATGTTCGCCAGACTGTTCGGCTCGAGATCCAGAAGCAAGGCCTAA